In the genome of Caenorhabditis elegans chromosome IV, the window CCCAATTTTTACATCGACATCCTCTACGAGTTTCAATTTAAATGATGTAATCTACAAGAACTGTGCATCCAAAATGTGCATCGCAGCGTTTCATGATAACAGTTCGGTTAGCTTTTAACGTGATTTGGGTTAAAAGAGGTTGCCTACCTTATGCCTGCAAACCTGGCTACGCCTCCACTTACTTTCTGAGTGTAGGTACAGGATAGGCAGCAGGAACATAGAAATAAATACAAGAACTTAGAATATTATCTAATTTCAGAAGTACCAACTTCTCACCGACGTTCAAAACTCTTGCACCAAGGCGCCCAACTGCCTTGCATTCACAGAATCTCAATACAACATCGCCATAGTTTTTATGAACAACACTAGCAATGAATGTTCAGCTAACACGACCGAATTGCTCACTGAAAAGTTTAAACCAAAAGAATGTCCGGCTAAATGGTTTCCATGGACTCGCCCGAATGGCCAAATATGGTGTCATATGATTTCTAGCGTCGGAAGGACTTATCAGGAAGCAAGTGATTACTGTCAAGGAATGGGAGCCGAGATGAATGGATTTCAGACTGTTGAGGAGAGAAATGCATTTATTGGTGGGAAACTAGGTTTAATGGTGTAAGGGTTAATACAAAAAGTTATAGGATTCTTGAAGGCAAAACCTGCGAGCTCGATCATATCTTGGGTTTACATTGGAGCAAAGCGATCATGCCCAACAGATACGTGCGCTAAGACTGTTCAGGTGAACCGTTTAGGGCGCCTTTGTCACCCCCCTCAGCTACAAGGATAGTCTAACATAATTTCAGTTCCAATGGCAAAATGGAGTGTCCACCAATCACAGTCTTGCAAACGACAATTTCTACTCACCGTGGTGGGAGGGACTCGGAAATTGCTTGGGAATGCTGTACTATAAGGAAGGAATGTATGATGACACGGAATGTGTACAGAAGGCGGCTGCTTCGTGTGGAATGTTGGCAAAGTAGCGGGAATTGTGCTCCGGAAATGCTCATgatttatatatttaaatgaaataaattgttaACTGGTTTGGATGTGcctattcttttttttaattttgaatggGGAAATACAGTGCCCTGGTAGATTAACAAAAACtatttgttaaaataaaaaggtttcttgcaaaataatgtttaaatttaaaaattgtgaaggTTTCccatgaaaattgcaaaaaaaaaaaaaatcaaaatacagCTCCAGAACTTCCAGTTTTCGTGGTCAACTTTGCATCAATTCCGACAACTCTGAGTACTGGACGAAGTGTAGCTGTTGTTCTGTTGGATCCTACTCTATCTCGAATTGAACGTGGCACTATAAAGTCAATAAATCCAATTCGGACGGTCTTGTTCATTGTGATGTACACGATGCAAACGGACCCTTGAATCAGATTTAAGTTAAGAGAGAGCTTTTGAAAAGTCAAATGCGCTTACCGTGAGCACACTGCCATGCCAGTTGCCCAATGAGCACAACCGCTGGGGGAGAATAGAAGAATTGCATGTAGACATAGATGTAGGCAGCGATTGCATTGAAAGAGCAAATTAGGACGGATTGGAAGAAGATCTGGAAGTATTTATTAAATAACATATAGCCAACATTCATTGTTGCTTCACATAACAATCTTAATCCATTTTACCTGAGTCTGAGTTCTCGAAATGGACTCTGATCGGAAATGTTTGCTTTTTGCAAACAATATAACACAAAGATAAGAGTATATCGCTGTAGTTGCCAAGGAGACCACACAATTGTTAACAGTATGGGAGATATTTATGTAATTGGGTGCCTGAAAGTTTATGGTAACTTATAGTTTCAGTTTCTACTGTCAAACCTCGTTGCCAGGAATCATTGGATTGAAGAACCAACTCATGTAGTTCGAGTTGAAAAGCAGTGGTTttgtgaagaaaattgaataaatcgTATACAAGATGGGAATGGCTACAGTGAAATACATTTTCCTCCCGATGAATATGGTGCGGATTCGGAGATGTTGATTAACATCACAACATCGATTGATTCCAAGGAGAATACAAGTAGCACAGGATCCCATCCAACATCCTGAAATATTCCTATGTTATTTTCCAAGAATGAGATAACATACCACATCCAAGTGAGCCCAtcaggaaaataaatttgggaTAAGAGCAAAATGTTGCTCCCATTATTCCTAGAAAGCCGGTAGCAATAGAATTGGTCAAAATGCATCCAATATCCAGAAATCCAAGCCAGACCATAATTTTGTAACAGGAAGACTTCATCAAATCACTTCTACTAATGACTATGAGACATGGGATGTAGATCATCTGGAATGCCATAATAAGGACGGGTTAAACCACCTTTTTGTGGGGCTAATCGGGTCTTTGTTACTTGTCCACGACTCGCCCGCTGTCACCGGCAATATTCCGTTCTAAAGTtctgtcaaaaatttcaggatttgACATATCAGGTTAAACTGGTAGGTCGCTATTTGCATAGTTTTGAAGGTAAGATTGCATGTACATTTCAATTTAGTTTACacttctacattttttacagataccaaaatttgcatttaacTTACCAGTAAAATAATTCCCATGATGAGAAAATACACTCCAATAAACTCTCTCGGCTGTCCAATTGCAAAACCATCAACACCAGTACAGTTATAGAAATGGGGATGAACATTGAACCCgtttcgaataaaaaagttgagaCTTTGCTCAATATTGCTCATCTTGTTTGAGAccagaaatgtcaaaaaaaggttttccgTTATTTTTATACCAATAGTAATCTTCTCTAATCTCCACTTATGTGTATAGAAATTTAATAGAAATCCAAGTCCGctgataaaaattgtaaaattgttttcaaaaaatactgagTGCAAATAGTTCAAAGAAACGAtgattcattttgaaaatcatgagTGAGATGTTCTAGAGATCAAAgaccggttgccgaaaattctagTGGTCGGCAAGCAAATATAGATatggaaaaaatctaaatatcatttctgaaaatattactaAAAATAAGATTGAGTGTATGTAAacatatttatcaaaattaatagaattaTATCAGATGTGACATCAATTGTGTTTACATTTCAGTGGAGTTCTGCTGAGAACTCGAAAAGCAGACAGACACCATTCAATATCTATCCCCTTCAAAACTCCCGTCAGCACGTTGAAAATATGGTACGCGCTTTGATTCATTCCTGTGAAATATTGACTGAAATTCTGATTCCTTGATTTTACTGTGCACTTCACGAAAACATCAAGCGCATGGcattggaaaaagttttgagcaaCGGCGGTTTTGATTAGAAATTGGATTGCCATCCCGCCGATTTTATCATAGTTCAGCCCGGGAAGATCTAGATCAATCATGTTGAGAATTGCAGTCCAAACTGGGATGCAGGGGTgctctccaaaaaatgaatcaacTGAAGTCATTTTGTCAATGTAGTTAAGAAATATGTCAAGAACCAAGGAGACATCTAGTGAGTGGAATTGGTGGGAtttgttgctgaaaatttagtttttcttttagATTATAGCTTTAAACTACTaatagtaaaaattgaaataaaaaaacttacccGGAAATTTCCGTCAAACAATTCACACATTCCATATAAATGCTGTATCTCAAATTATTTGCAGATGTACTCGGGAATGTTTCAATAACCTCAATAATTTTCATCATGCAACCTATCAAGTCGTATTCTTCATTTCTTTCATGAGCTTGTCTCAGAAGGAATAAGATACGAGTCAAGCATCTGAGTACTGACGCTTCACGTTTCAAACTTGTAAAATATGACAGTGACTTGAGAGATGAGCCAATAGATTCCATGTTGAGAACTTGCAATTCAGGGATTTTTGAGTATTGAACGAGgcaatctggaaaaaagttatttgtttttttattgatagaAGTTTAAAAGCGAAGTATGTTCTTTTTGCCTGTggatttttgcccaaaatgacagaaaacagGCTCAATATACCGATTATGAATATCTAAATTTgtatggttttttaaaatgaattaaatatttttgaactcctgcgatatttttccattttccggctatgaatttgtttttttctaaattcttcTCTGTTTTCTAAACATTATGAACTTATCacattttcaggcattttttccgtgtaataaattttctgaaacttgaaaattttcctaaaaatcgaCCATTTGCcatttattcaaacttttttttgcggaaaaatgtctgaaaaaaaagaaatcaagtaaaaaataaggagaaaaaatgtctgaaaatgtgataAGTAGTGTTGCGCTTGCGcgcggaattcaaaaatagcttaacctttttttttgcaaaattaacaaaaaaaaacatttaaacgTTCAGAAAAAGTGCGCAGGCGCAgtttcagggcctgacgcctgcctgaaacctgccgACTTGATGTATTGCAGCGCCGGAGCTTAaccttttatttttcctaaatCTTGTACCGCTATAttagcattttcaaaattattcaagacatttaatttaatttaatttaatttattacgatagtAAGATATCGTgaggtagaaaaaaaaacacacattaaCAGACACAAACCATCACAAGTGGttacataaataaaaatggaacaaaaataaaaagagatgagaaaaaaataatggttACATTGGAGAAGAAGCAATAAACACAAATATCGATGTATAAAAGGCAAGAATAAATGATGGATAGAAGTGAGGATAAGGTAACATCTCGGCATTTAGTGCCTCCTTTCTCCCACCTTTTGAGGTCTTCTCACCTTCCGCTCACCTTTTTGCCACCTTCTCCCCaccttttgtaaaaatatcacaattgTTCAACGAATACTCGAAATTCAGTCGCGTTTGCCACCTTTCTCCCACCTATTGTGGTCTAAAACAGCAGCGGCAGCGTTCTGGTGACACCAAAACTGCCACCATTTGCCACCCTTTGTCGCCTTTTGTAGCACTTTGTCACCTTTCATTGTGCGCCAAGATAGTGCTGACGTGTTCTCGGATGTTATCCTGGCACGGATAACTcttcgaattaatttttttaaacaatttttttcttcaacgtttttaaatctattttttaggttttctgatcgattttttaaggaaaaattgaataatctGAGATTTTTGTTTGGTAAATCgttattaatattttcttaCAAGTAACCATTTTGCACtaacaattattttctattttaatttccattttataGGTAAAACGAGATAGCAGACGGCTCGACCTGAACTGGTTGCTCACCGGATCTTGAAAGGTAAGGGTTTACAAATTCTACTTAATAAATAAACATATTCCTATTCATGTTTTTGCAGATTACCGAAAATCGACGGGAGAATGCCACGAAAAACAGGCAAATTCGTGCTATGTGGCAGCAAACTAtggaaaaatacgaatttttaattatttaaaatgttttaatgatGTATATGatgtttcataaaataaatttagattgTATAACCTAATTGcagtttgtttttatttattttcagagtgaaaacaaacaaaaataatagcATCGTTGCCACCTATTGTCACCAATCTGCCACCATTTTGCCGCCTTTCCCTATCCATTTTTCGCCTTTCTACATTTTGGTGGTAGAAAGGTGGCAAAAGGGTGGGAGAAAGAAGACACGAAATGCCGAGATTAGATCAGTGTTGCTTCATTGTGGGTAGTGTTCTGTTGACAAAAAAGTGTCTGCTAAGTTTAGATTTTCCTGTGCTCCAGATATATTTCTTTTTAGAACGAGTGTGGGTATCTTGTTGCTCAAAAAACTCAGATGTTTTTAAGTCTACTTTACCATTATTCATTCTGATTACTTGGATTCTGTCAATTACTTTACGTCTCGTGCTTAAGGTTTGGAGGTCGAATAGTTCGTTACGTTCCATGGCAGTTTTGTAATCTTTATCAGTTGGATTAATATATCTTTTTTGATTCGACTATAAAGACGCCTAGTGAATGCGTTTTGTACAGACTCTATTGCTTTCTcatccgatttttttgtcgGAGAAGACACTACTGTTCCATATTCTAAACGAGGGCggatgaaaattttgtataagaCATTATAAAAAGGTATcactttgaaattatttttttggaaatatagaCAACTTACTAAGTGccgtaattttttgaaggttcGGATGAGATTCCATCAAAGAATTGAGTAAATTGTCATTCAAATCTGTTGAGGTGCAATCCAAGaaagccaatttttcgatAGATTTTCCACAGCCAATGAATTGCTGCATAGTTTTTATGCCTGTGTTGtagctgaaattaaaaaaaaacaactaaatcATCAACAACCACTTTGGAACCTACTGATCATGTGAAACatccaaaaaagttaaatttttcaaattgaaaagatcCATCATATCAAACCAGGTATTAAAGTGCAAGTTTCTCATAGACAATACTTGTAAATGCGTTAAATTGGATATTCCATTAAGGTTCTTAATATTAGTATCACTAATATCCAAACAAGAAAGATTCGGAAAACTTTTGATGAGTAACGTCATTTCGTtttcagtaagtttttttccacTTAGAATGAAGGTGGTGAGTGAAGGAAGCATATCAgcgatctggaaaatttaaaaaaaaactgaaaagatcTCCAGAacactgcaaattttttcgaacgagggacgaggcaaaaaggtttctaggccatggccgagtccccgacaagtttcagcggccatttatgttgctttgttttccgcgtgttttctttcgtttttcaccaattttccccattttttcttattaatactaataaataaatattttttgcagatgctaaaacaatttccaagtgaaaaaattgtgtattgcGTCTGtaagtagcggtgaaagtggtcaatgtaatatgatggattacgggaatacaaaacccaaactttttcccacacatgatacatatgctgctctgatgctgaaactacctgattttcataacgagaccactgaaaaaattttgaggttttcaaaattcaacttttttggtgaaaaagtagacattttcgcacaaaaagttgaattttgaaaacctcaaaactttttcagcggtctcgttatgaaaatcaggtagtttcagcatcagagcagcatatgtatcatgtttgggaaaaagtttgggttttgtattcccgtaatccatcatattacattgacgactttcaccgctacttgccgactgaatacatattttttcatctggaaattattttagcattatcaaaaaatatttattcatcagttttgataagaaaacacgggaaaaattggtgaaaaacaagagaaaacaaagcaagtacaaaatgtcgtaaaatgcggtgtattgtgtgcaaacaccgatttttcgcattttttctcggccctcgttcgaaaaaagttgcagtgcagAAATTAGGACAAGATTTGCATCGTCGTCTTTCAGTTTTCCGCAATATTTAAATGTGTTTTAAAGAGCCCATAATCTAGTTACTTTTGCTTTTAATAAAATTCTAGATTGTAGCGGCGGACATTGTGCTACTAGATTTTCGACACTGGAGTTTCAAGTTAGACGCGTCAACGCCTGCCCACTCTGCCTTAAGGCGCCTCGGGCCTTCTTTTAGAACAAACACGTGATAACGGGTTTAAGCCTAAACTTAAATAtgctaaatcgaaaattaatctaaattttaataaataaacaaaaacaacattttcacattattttctccacaattttttaaaactgtttaaatAATTGAGAACTAACCAAATTCGCACCGGAAGCAGGCAAAATTGCCGCCAAAtagataaattgaaaaagtccTGAAACCGCCCCTGCCTAAGCCCTAACGTGTTCAGCTCAAGAAAGAAGCATATTcagaaaagctttttttttaaacaaactgGCAATTAAAGGCGAaatagcgccagtggggattttgtctaactACACTTAAAATAATCCAAAACggccgaatatcataataaaacattccaaaaaatagatttttaataaattttttttctcataatttccggtcaaagttttggcaaatgtcaaaatttagaaaaatatgaaaatgtcacttttgacagtaaataaaaaattttcgaaaactttttgaaaagtgttattatgatattcggtcattttggcaccataaaagtattttttaagattttcctggcgctactccacctttgatctctcaatttttgtacCTTTTCGGGCCATCCTTGTCGTAGAATTTGCTCACTTTTGCTGATATCCAGACTTTTTAATGTCGTGCGTGAGTTTTCATTTACAATGCAATCTATCAAACAAACAACGTCAATTTTCTTTcctaaaaaaatagaaaccaaaatatcaataaaaaagattCAAGCTTCTTAccatatttcaatattttcttctttttcccaAGGATCAATGAATGAAGACTACGATTTTTGCAAACCTCTGCAATAACGCCAGACTGTGATGGATTTAACTTCAATAGATTTGAAAACACAACTTCGCATGATTGTGCATCCATTCTTTCAACTGCTTTACTTATGATGTAGtcacctgaaaatattacttTATTAAGTTCGAAACGGAACTATTTTACCATTATTCATATATTTAGCAATTCTTTCGGCGGCTATATTGGAAAGAGAATCAATCATGTGATGGGATCGATTATAATATGATTCAAAGTGAAACAGAAGCCCTTAAAAAGCATtgtaatcaacaaaaaaaaccaaaatgatTCCCCAAACCTTCTTTCCTTTCCTGTTCTCTGATCCAATATGGAATTGCCGTATTAAAAAGTGCTGCCAACAAAATTATAACTCCACCGCAGTGAAATAAAACTGAATCACTTTTCGTACAATGAACAACAATGActggaaaatattaataattaaattctAGATTGAAAATGTAGTCCGAACGTGGGATAAATGTGGCAAATAATAATCCAATGAGCGTGGAGGTCAGAtacaaaaatatgcaaaaaattgagcacAGCCAACCAACAAGGTCACAGATCACGATGAATAAGGAAACATGGTACAACGCTGAAAGGGATATTAGTTTATATCAGAGCTGACATGTAATGAGGTGCGGTTTTGACAACTCAAACCTATCTGCATTTTTGCGTGAAATCGAAGAATTTGTGTTTGCGCCACTAGTTTTTATGAAGTTatcagtaatttttcaattgcgTATAGCGACCGACATTTCTTGGGACCACTTTTTATAATGGCTACTACACCGACTGTAACTCAAACTCCACTCTTTCTATGGTaactttgtaaatttaaatccattttcatataattgttcaatttttaaaaatatatattatttttgccCTTAACTTACCAGGAAAAAAACATAtggcaattgaaaaatagtggaaattttttctcaaaactatttttcattaaaatatagCTAAAATAAAAggtacttatgggtttcgttcccccTGAAAtgatttccatattttctaattgagacgtgaactttttttcattctcactATGAGGCTTAGGGAAATGATTTTCTAAGccttgtaaaaatgaaaacagtattaaaataaacattcacgtgtgaattaaaattaaaaaggtagtgttgaataattaaaaatcattttggggggaacgaaacccataagtaccaaataaaatttcaacctTCGTTCTGCACAAAAcaaaccgaattttttttcgaactaaCGTAAGTAAgctgatttttaaatacatagTTTTGATTTGTGAAAGACTagctttaattttaattttttcctgacgatttgaaaaattagatattatatgaaaattaatttactttCACAAAcgtgatttttgagttaaagCCGTTTTAGTAACTATCATTGAAAATGGTCCCCTAAGATGCCGGTCgctatattttttgcaatgatttttgtgaataattCACACATATGAAAACAAAGAGACATGATTATGGACAATATTTTGTTGGTTGAAAATtctttgataaatttttgaatttgcagtTTCTGAATGGTGCTCAtgcgaaaattttccaaaaacaatatGTATAGGGAATCCCTTTTAGGGATACCCTTTTGACGAGCACTgcataattttctaaaaagttgcCGAGATTGAAAAAACAGTTCagtgaatagaaaaaaaaactagagaaaaatctagtttgcccaaaaaatttaaaacataatttcgaaattcgaaaaacggAAACTTACAAATTATAAAGCCTAAACAAACGGAATGAATTAACAACATCTTGTCACTGTGAATCAGTGGATAAAATATCCACAAAGACCCCCAtattaaaatggaaattctaTTGAATATCAGACGAGGAACGTACTCTCTTTGTGCACAGAAATTAAAGCATTTtgtcactgaaaatatttgaatttaattttccattaatCCATAACAACCTACCAACCATAAAAATTGTGGTAATAACTACAATTCCGATGACTACAATTATACCAGTATCTTTGAGATAACTGATTTTTATAGGATGAAGATGGGCAGATTCTTTCTTGTTTGAGTGAATAATAATTGGGAATAAAAATCCTGCAGCACATATTGCATGAGAAAATAGGAAGATGACGACTATTTCTAATTCGAAACTTTTGTAAtcgattatattttttaacattctgaaaataatttgtgtTCTATAGAGTTCTATAGAGTTGAGCCAGTGGGGAAATCagtaaaaatcatttttatagagctaaaaaaagcaaatagaatgataaaaattttgaaaaaaaaaaatatttggaaattttgtttcgagccaaaaagtggtgaaaatcaagttttcactaattttttttggaactttttatgttttaattatgCTCAAAATATTCTTATTTTAACACGATGTGCggcatattttgaaatttgcagtaGTCGTCCTACTCGGTAAATcgcataattttttaatttttggagttcacaaagtgccaaaattaatagaaaaaaactaaGTTCACTGGTTTTcgttcgattttttgtaaaacatgAATGAAACATATGTTTTCTTGCATTAAGTTTATGATCAAAACCgaatgttttgagaaaaatttttattaaaattttttaatgtgcggcaaatttcaaaatttggcgcACACCCCTAGTGCAAACTTAGTCATTGCCTCTTTTAGACTCGAAAtagaaacaatttaatttttttgaaattttttaaaatgatactCAGGCATTTGAGCATCGTAGGAATGGTTTTACATTACTTCTAAGCTTCATAGTTTTCACAATATGATCAAGTATAATAAATAgaactgtttgaaaaaaactgagaaaaatatttaaagcaattttaatcaaaaacgTGTGCAATTGAGCAAATGAGAAAACCGATTGCACATGGGACCACAAGGGAGATGTAGAGGAAGAGACGCAGCAGGTGCAAGTCGAAGGGTGTTCGAGGTCAGTTACACCAACCCAATGGTCCCTCGTGTGATGATGGTAAGTAGGAGACGGGTAAAAGCGTCCTTATGCCGCCTCGACATGGAATCGGTGACGGGCTTCTTACATGTTTTCTGAGTACTTgaaatgatgtttttttgaaatttatttcagatatcgaaaaaaaaaatatagtaaCTTCAAATGATCTGTtctaaactaacaaaaaaaaacaattaaaaatacgATTCTGAACTGGTTCCCTGAGTTGGAGCTATCGACTTTCCTTCCGTTCCAACCAACGATTTCAAATTGACCTCTTTTCGATAGGTGCCAATTTTATGTTTTGTGCGGATTGACAATGGCACAAAGAGATCGATGAACCCGCGACGGACGGTCCGATTCATTGTGATGTAGATTAGACAAACAGagcctgaaattgaaaatctagtGCTCAAGGTTAAAGCTTAAGCGTACCATGAGACCATTGCCATCCGATTTGTCCAACAAGAATCACCAGTGGTGACGCGGAGAAAAATTGCATGTAGACATAGATGTAGGCAGCGATAGCGTTGAATGAGCAAATCAGGACGGATTGGAAGAATATCTAATAAATATAAGGAGACGGTAAGTTGAATTGAATTTGTGTTACCTCACCTGTTTCTGAGTTTTTGACATCGATTCAGAGCGAATAAAACggctttttgcaaaaagaatTACACAGAGGTAGACATAAATTGCAGTAGTGGCACCAGAAACAATACAATTATTTATGGCATGTTGGATGTTCACGTAGTCGGTCGcctgaaatattttgtgcTTATTTTATTAGGTAAGTGCATCAGGTGTGGGCGGAAATTGCCgctgccggtttgccgatttgccgattttccgattcgccaaaagttttgattttcggcaaattgacgatttgccAAACATATACTTGCTGGAAGTTCTTAGAggtattttttataagacggaaacacttagagctgtgcctttttgaaatttttttttcgtttttttctcgagattttcatagaatttactTTCAAAATCTATACAAAAACATTCATAGggtgcgtacaattttgccgattaaaattgaaattctgaaatttcagcaaaaaatgtgcaaaattacaatttgccgaaaatttttggcatttgccatttttccgggaaattcgacaattcggcaatttgcctgtCAGAAGTTTtaattcccgcaatttgccgatttgggTGTCAGCGTACCTCCCTTCCGTTTGGAAGCAGTGGATTGAAAAACCAGCTTATGTAGTTAGAATTGAACGATGCAgtttttgtgaagaaaatcGCGTAAATTGTATAAATAATCGGTACGGAAagcgtcaaataaaattttttcccaatgAAAATAGTCCTCATTTTTAGATTATGATTCACATCGCAACATCGATTGATTCCCAAAAGAACACAAGTAGCACAGGATCCCATCCAAcatcctgaaattttgaattaaaaacaccaaaaacaGTAGAATTACCGACCACACCCAAGTGCTCCCATAGAGAGTATGAAAAGTGGATAGGAGCACAGCGTGGCTCCCTTTATTCCAAGGAAACCGGTAGCGATGGAATTGACGAAAATGCAACATATATCGAGAATTCCAAGCCAGACCATTATTTTATAGCATGATGACTTCATTAAATCACTTTTGCAAATCACAATCAAGCACGGGACATAGATCATCTGGAACATTTTTGGGATAGCTACAGGGTGTTTTTACTTAATTTCCGAAACAGTTAAAAGATTGCCAAAAGTtccaaagtttaaaaagttcgCAAGACTTcctagaaatttctagaagttcctagaatttttcaaaaaattcacaagactttttagaattttcttgaaattttgcacaagttgctaaaatttttaacaggTTCAAAAATCctctcaaaatttctaaaagtttccaaaacttaTCAGAAGCTTCAGGAAAATTTATCAACTAGAAAACCACAAATCtgggtttttttggttttttccgAAGCTTCTCCAAAGTATTTAGAAGACTCTagaaatttccataattttcttaAACATTCTGAAAGTTTCCTGCG includes:
- the srt-24 gene encoding Serpentine Receptor, class T (Predicted); translation: MDLLTSDIDQSYNYVIRNGFELNQNFYNCSGIDGFKLGVSRPYIGGYFLTVGIVLMMIYVPCLIVICKSDLMKSSCYKIMVWLGILDICCIFVNSIATGFLGIKGATLCSYPLFILSMGALGCGCWMGSCATCVLLGINRCCDVNHNLKMRTIFIGKKFYLTLSVPIIYTIYAIFFTKTASFNSNYISWFFNPLLPNGREATDYVNIQHAINNCIVSGATTAIYVYLCVILFAKSRFIRSESMSKTQKQIFFQSVLICSFNAIAAYIYVYMQFFSASPLVILVGQIGWQWSHGSVCLIYITMNRTVRRGFIDLFVPLSIRTKHKIGTYRKEVNLKSLVGTEGKSIAPTQGTSSESYF